From the Salminus brasiliensis chromosome 15, fSalBra1.hap2, whole genome shotgun sequence genome, the window TAGTACAGGTTGTAAAAGATTGAGGAGGTATTCCTGATTATTTTTGGTAAAGTAACAGTGGGTGTAAACTAGGGATTTGTCAATCTGATACTAGTATCAGATATTGATCATGataataacaaaataactgTATTGGGTAATTAATTAATGGATTAGGACTGATCCATTCATGAGCCTGATTCTTGCACCGCCAGTAACTTCATTACCCAGGATTAGAGAAtcctacagacatcatacacagatcacagcaaacagcaagacccccccccccatctaaCCAGCATGGTGACCTCAAACTGTCCTTAACTATCAGCCctgctagctcctctttagtctcacggACTtccaatttcagaataaaagtcctgagcccagacagcacTGTGCCGAGGTCCAGCGCAGTTATTAATTTAgtgagaaataaacagaaattgggttcatttatatctgtgttcattgTTATAGTTTGGTTTTAGTTAATTAAGTCATGATTAGGTcagtcctgatgccttaagtctcccagatggtgaggtatatggtttataAATTCAACAATGATAAGTGCAAAGTGCATGTATCGGTATTGGTATCTGTATgggaacagaaaaagatggatcggtgcatccatagtataaactataaataataatatagtaatatatttgTAGCTCTGTTATTTAGAAGTGTAGGAAAATCTATGGCCGTTAATACAGCTATGCAAGTTTGGATTGAGTGAAATCCTCACTGTTTGTGTCCCTTCAGCTCTCTGGCCACCTGTCTCAGCGAGTTTTCCGGAAACTTCCACCTCGCGTCTGTGTGCCACTGAAGACTATCGTCAGTGAGGAGTTTCTCAGAGCAGGGTGAGTATGATagtgtgtgctgctgctgctgctgctgctgctgctgctgtgtatCCAACCTGCTAAcccactgtctgtctcctcCACCTTACACCTTTCACTCAGAAGGGCTTGATGCAATAGTTTGGCAAAAAGAAAATCCCTCTTGTCCCAGGTCGGGGTAGTCCCTCAGTAAAGACCTCTTTGGTGTCTGAGATTTGCTTCTTTAGGTTACATGAGTACACGTGAGGCTAATGGAGCTAACAGTGGATCAGGTAGCAGGGGAACGTACCTCACCAGTTAGCATGGTGTACTCTGCTTTCCTGGATCATCATGGCACACGCTCTTCAAACTATGTGGAGATGTTCAGTATATCTATTAGACTTGTTTATGGTCTCTGACACTGTTATTTATAAAAATGGACTAAAATGtgtggacacaccttttaatgagtgcattcagctactttaagtttgcACAGatagcttgtcttgtccctgtagagaagaagtacttccaatagaataggactctctggagcagatcaacatgaatctattggcaccatgctgcctaatgccaggcgtgggctagaggggaatataacccccagcattgagctgtggagcagtggaggaactgtgttctctggaatgatggatgatgatcCATTGAATTTTTGGCAGTCTTGTTATTAATGCTCttccagaatctagcagaaagcattcttccctggacagtagagacagttactccagcgaAAGCAGCGCTCTGTACAGCTGTTCTTTCAGGCAGGATGGATAGAAACAGTGCATGACTCACAGGAAGAGCTGCAGATGGTTATTACCACAGCACTAATAATATCTAGATAGCAGTCCAGACTCGGCTTGGTGAAATAACTACAGGGCATGTGAGGCGTTCAGTGATGTTATCAGCTTGTCTTTTTGTTTCAGTCACATCTTCCTGGGCTTTACGAAGTGCGGGCGCTACGTTCTGTCCTATACCAGCGACTGTGGCGAGGACGATGACTTCTCCTTCTACACATACCACCTCTACTGGTGGGAGTTCAACCTGCACAGCCGCCTCAAACAGGTACCAACAGTCACTTGGTACTTAAACCACTTCGTTATGTAAGAATTAGTggttttttgctcctgggctccccttacAGTTAGGGAGTGTACTTcatttttactccactgctgtaaatacaaatcatgctttgagcgccACCGCATGgacagagagctgtacacatgcatttgttgacaagctgagagaaacagaagcagcatctgaaggtagagaagcatgtgtgGAGTAATACTACTGGATTAGGGGGGAATGACAGATGCcagttccagtcagtggagcatcagcatgattctgaagctgctattatACAGTAAAATTGCCtgataatgttgctttaatgttgcTCTAATGTCCTTCAGGTCATACAATACCTTAAATCTTAAATTGGAAAGATGTACTGTCCTTGTAAAGCCTGTTGGGATTTGAAAATCAAAGCACATCATGCCTCAcagatatatacacattatagcCAATCTAAAACTGGAGCACATCTCCCACTTAAAGTCAGGTCACCTGTATCCGAGTGTGGCACACACCCCAAATCTTGTGTAAATTAGCGTGGAAACGTAGTCTGTGCTTTTATATGTTCAGAGAAGGATGCCTGAAACATGTCCACTCACAGATAGGGTGTCGCAGTCATCATCTCACCGTGCTTGCTTGCAGTTTTAGTCTGAAAAAAGAGGCAATAATGCTGGGTATTATGGTTAAAACAGTCTGCTGTTTAAAATGTATCCTATAGTCCTCGTTTCTTACATTCTGGAAAGTGCAGAGCGAAATTTAGCACTGGAATTTCGGCGTATAACAAACAGCACAATTTGGGCTGGGTTCAGATCAGGCTGAAATCATGTACTGGAAACTAGTAAcacaatttaatattttaatttttcaaTACTGTTTGTTTTCAAAATCAGTAGTGAAAATACttaatttctctctttctctccctctttctcacgCTCTCAGGTGCACCATGTGCGTTTGTTTGCAGGTGAGGACATCTACAGTGAGCTGTAcctgactgtgtgtgagtggcACAACGACCACTCCAAGATCGTCATCTTTGGCTTCAAGTGAGAACTCTTCACTTTACTTCACCACATTGAACACTGAGGGCACTACCTAGACCAGTTGTCCTATGATGCGTGCACACAGTCATTTGACATTGAGGCCCATAACATATTATTGCCATATCTGGGGAATCAGGTTGCAAAGTTACCTAATTATTGTACCTTTAACCGATACTGCTAAGTGATAGTGCTGTGTAAAGGTGGCCAGCCATCCAACAAGTTGTTGTTTTATCTTGTACCATAGTTTATACCGTAATATTGTCATCAGtagtgtgcaaaagttttagttCCATTTGAAAGTGTTTATTAGCTCAGTAAACACTTTCAATATTAGAATAAttactaataacattcctacagaaagtggtggtgtttctccatcactgtgttcatcattagaacatctccaaagtagagttctcctccaacacctggtttgggtaaatcagggcttaatgatggtaaatcaggtgagctgctgctgctgcagctgctgatggagttgaacacatcctccacgctgtgctggctggactggggggcgtccaggagaaacctggtgGAACCGAGTTCTGTTCTTCAGAccagctcaccgacaagatctcactactttcttcttcctttttactggatttatgttcagctgcatctgttctgatcagatctggagcttctacagtaaaacactctcactgctgagagacattaCTTTAGAATAATGTGATTAGGGGCTTAAAACCTCTGAAGAGTACTGTATATATTTCATAATCATTGACAAAGTATACATTAGAAATGTAGGATCATAAACATGCTGTATCTGTTCGAAGCTCAGAGCTAGGCCCATGTTTTTGTCCAATAGTAAAGATCTACCTGTATTTTCATAAGCTTGTGACTAGTGTGTTTAAATTAGAATATTGCAACCTCTTGTTTCCTCTGCTGATGAATCgttgtttttaatgtttgtcaGTACGCGCAGCAGCAGTTCAGCCCTGATGAACATGATGATAAGTGATGAGAATAACAGAGACATTTACATCACCATCGCCTCCATGCCCCCTGCCCAGCCCTGTCAGCAGTGCTGCCCAGTACCTACTGCATCTACTATACGCACAGGTATACACCTACACATACAAACAATCcaaccactacacacacacacacacaaacacacacaggtacacacCTTCCATCTATATGCAGACATGCACATCTACCACCAGCTAACCCTGTAACCTCTCTGCCTTCCTTTGTAGGAGGAGAGTGTTTGGAGCATGGTTATGTTCTGAATGCTCGTTATCAGGTGGTATACCCTTTCCCCACCTTTCAGCCTGCACTACAGCTGAAGAAGGATCAGGTCATCCTCCTTAACACCAGCTACTCGCTGGTGGCCTGCGCCATATCCCTCTGCTTAGGTTAGTAGAAACTGTTGTTGTTTAGTCCtctctatttatctctctctctctctctttctctctctctctgtgtgcatGTCTGGTTTATATAAAAGCTTGGCAGTAGGCTGTGTGATATGATGGTACCTTTCTGCTGGAATTTGATTCTATTCTACCACAAATAATGTTGGCTGAAAGTGTTTAAGGGCACGTTGTCACTCCAGCTCAACCCAGAAGAGTTCAGTGGAGCTCCAACTTTTCAACCCATTCCTGAAGAGATGGCGCTTAGAGCTTTAGCGCCATAAGCATCACTCCATCTCATTTCAAAAGAGGAGCTCTATAACACCAATTCATCACAAAAAAAAGAGTAACTCATCAATCCAGCTCATTCCACAAAAGTTGAGTAAGGCTCCACAACGCCAACTTGTTCTGCAAGAAGAGTCCAGTAAGgctccatcactccaactcGTTTTAAGAGATGAGTTCAGTAAGGCTTCATCGTTTCAACCTGTCCATGAGAAGAGTTCAGTAAGgctccatcactccaactcGTTCCATGAGAAGAGTTCAGTAAGGCTCCATCACTCCAACCTGTCCATGAGAAGAGTTCAGTAAGGCTCCATCACTCCAACCTGTCCATGAGAAGAGTCCAGTAAGGCTCCATCACTCCAACCTGTCCATGAGAAGAGTCCAGTAAGGCTCCATCACTCCAACCTGTCCATGAGAAGAGTTCAGTAAGgctccatcactccaactcGTTCCATGAGAAGAGTTCAGTAAGgctccatcactccaactcGTTCCATGAGAAGAGTCCAGTAAGgctccatcactccaactcGTTCCATGAGAAGAGTCCAGTAAGGCCCCATCGCTCCAACTCGTTCCATGAGAAGAGTCCAGTAAGGCCCCATCGCTCCAACTCGTTTCATGAGAAGAGTCCAGTAAGGCCCCATCGCTCCAACTCGTTTCATGAGAAGAGTCCAGTAAGGCTCCATCGCTCCAACTCGTTCCATGAGAAGAGTTCAGTAAGGCTCCATCGCTCCAACTCGTTCCATGAGAAGAGTCCAGTAAGGCTCCATCGCTCCAACTCGTTTCATGAGAAGAGTCCAGTAAGGCTCCATCGCTCCAACTCGTTTCATGAGAAGAGTTCAGTAAGGCTCCATCGCTCCAACTCGTTCCATGAGAAGAGTCCAGTAAGGCTCCATCGCTCCAACTCGTTCCATGAGAAGAGTCCAGTAAGGCTCCATCGCTCCAACTCGTTCCATGAGAAGAGTCCAGTAAGGCTCCATCGCTCCAACTCGTTCCATGAGAAGAGTCCAGTAAGGCTCCATCGCTCCAACTCGTTCCATGAGAAGAGTCCAGTAAGGCTCCATCGCTCCAACTCGTTCCATGAGAAGAGTCCAGTAAGGCTCCATCGCTCCAACTCGTTCCATGAGAAGAGTCCAGTAAGGCTCCATCGCTCCAACTCGTTCCATGAGAAGAGTCCAGTAAGGCTCCATCGCTCCAACTCGTTCTATGAGAAGAGTCCAGTAAGGCTCCATCGCTCCAACTCGTTCTATGAGAAGAGTCCAGTAAGGCTCCATCGCTCCAACTCGTTTCATGAGAAGAGTCCAGTAAGGCTCCATCGCTCCAACTCGTTTCATGAGAAGAGTCCAGTAAGGCTCCATCGCTCCAACTCGTTTCATGAGAAGAGTTCAGTAAGGCTCCATCGCTCCAACTCGTTCCATGAGAAGAGTCCAGTAAGGCTCCATCGCTCCAACTCGTTTCATGAGAAGAGTTCAGTAAGGCTCCATCGCTCCAACTCGTTCCATGAGAAGAGTCCAGTAAGGCTCCATCGCTCCAACTCGTTCCATGAGAAGAGTCCAGTAAGGCTCCATCGCTCCAACTCGTTCCATGAGAAGAGTCCAGTAAGGCTCCATCGCTCCAACTCGTTCCATGAGAAGAGTCCAGTAAGGCTCCATCGCTCCAACTCGTTCCATGAGAAGAGTCCAGTAAGGCTCCATCGCTCCAACTCGTTTCATGAGAAGAGTCCAGTAAGGCTCCATCGCTCCAACTCGTTTCATGAGAAGAGTCCAGTAAGGCTCCATCGCTCCAACTCGTTTCATGAGAAGAGTTCAGTAAGGCTCCATCGCTCCAACTCGTTTCATGAGAAGAGTTCAGTAAGGCTCCATCGCTCCAACTCGTTTCATGAGAAGAGTTCAGTAAGGCTCCATCGCTCCAACTCGTTCTATGAGAAGAGTCCAGTAAGGCTCCATCACTTTAGCTTATTACTTGTTATCCTAGATGTTCAAAAGAGCTTTACTGTTCCAAAAGACACCACGGGTACTTTATCATTTCAACTTCTCCCAAAGCCTCATTACTAGGGAACACATTTTACCTGGTGTTTGGTGTCATGGTCATCTTAAGATTGTTGGATGCTTAAGAACGTTTAGGGTTGTCTAGGACTGGGCTTTACAccctgtctttttctctctctcagaaggAAAGCAGCAGGAGGTGGATGGTCCGAACAATCAGATCTTGTACAGAAAAAGAGACACGCAGTCGCCCTCTTCTCTTCATCCACCCAGCCCTTCATCATCAGCTttatcctcttcctcctctcatGGGTCACCTGACCGCAGACAGGCCAATCCCCAACCCACTCCGCTCTCACCCAGCCGCTCTCAGGCAGCTGTGCGAGCGAGGGAGTTTGCGGCTGACATTTTCCGCCGGGCTCAGGCGGCGGGTTTGGAGGGGGAGAGCGAGCGGTGgaggagagagaatgaggggagGGAGAAGGCTGAGGCTAAAGATAGGCTGAAGCCCTCTGGAGAAGCAGAGCGAAGGACGAATGAGAAaggtgagggggaaaaaaggatgAATTGGTAGGAGCGGGCAGGGTGACATGCTgtcattatttacattacagtACATAGGTAAATAAGAAACAATCTTAAAGGACCTTTATAATGATTTTGTTGCTTGTGCATCACTATTCTGGTGGTGTTTATTGAAAATTAGCACCCATGTGTTTTAGGTGGTAgcaacttcaggctcctgcagatggcgctgcatgagAGTGTTGGGGCTACAAAAAACCTGCGGGGTGTGTGACGGGACTCGTAgactgagaagaggtggtatagtgcagtgtgtgtctcattggatgtgtggaaaatgggtcgcaaagcagatgttaatgattggctgaaAGGAGTGACCGTATtcgggcgtggccaaagaccacagtgtgagggaagtagctgaatctgcaggtgtgtggaagcgtacggtcatacgggtctaccagctgtggcagaaatcccagcctacagaaAAAGTGAGTAAAGGCCTCTTGCGTTCCAGTCCATGTCCatcgccatctgcaggagccaaAAGTTACTACCGCCTTAAACATGCAGGGTGACTAATTTCtttttatatagaaatatagatgATGGATGTCATGAAAATTTCTTAATGTATTTATGATGTTAATTTATTGCCACATTGCCTATCCTTACGAAACAGCCGATGAGAAGGCGAGCCTTCCAGGGCCATCCAGAGCAACTGGGAGCCAAAGCATGCTGCTGCCCGCGGAGCAGGAGGACAGTGTTGTCTGTAATTCAGTCATGTCCCCCGCGTCcacttcctcttcttcctcgtCACCTCGTGCTTCGTCATCACCAGAGCCAGGATATGTGAACTACACACGTCTCAGATACAAACTGCAGCAGCCTGGGTCATCAGAACCGGAGagcggtgagagagagagagacacacacacactgttatatgATAATCCCAGTAGAATAAATGTATGTCTTTTTGTAAtcaaggagaggaggaggataaGGTCCAGCTGCCTTTCACTGTCTCGGACCTGAAAGGTCGAAATCTACAGCTGGTGACTGGACCGTACAGTGGacaggtaggtgtgtgtgtgtgtgtgtgttcttgttaGGGTTGTATTGATTTGCTGTAATTGGTACTGCTGTAACTGATCTGTCTGGTATTTTATTAAGGAACTGATCTGGCTGttgtttctgctgctgtttcttGTGAGAGGTTTAGTGCTGTTTCTGAAGGCAGCTGCATGGTGAAACTGCATCACCTCTCTATCACTCTcctacagtgtgtttgtgtggagcaGTTAACTCTGGACTTTGAGTATCTGATTAATGAAGTGATCAGGAATGATGCAGAGTGGGCCTCCCAGTTCTGCTCCTTCAGCGACTATGATGTGGTCATCCTAgaggtaggtgtgtgtgagtgtgagaagcCTGGACAGTTTGATGATATAATTGTCACATATCCTTTTTTTGCACGTACATGATTAACCAAAACTGTTGCTGTTGCTTTATATTGTCTGTATGAAcgctctatggacaaaagtattgggacacaccccttaatcactgaattcaggtgttccattcagtcccattcccacaggtgtttaaaatcaagcccctagtcaTGCAgtttgcctttcttacacacattagtgagagaatgggaggttctacagagctcactgaactccagcgtggttctgtatgtaataggagagaccgctgcaccaacaacaacaagtcagctggtgaaatttcctccctcctagatcttcctccatcagctgtgagttgtattattattaacagtgaAAGCGTTTAGGAGCCACAGCAACTCGTaaagaccatgtaaagttacaaagtggggtcagggccgagtgctgagctcagagcatagtgcagaaaagtcaccaacgctctgctgactcaataactgcagagctccagacctgctgtggCGTTAACTTCTGCAAACAAACTCTTTGCCAGAAGCTTTATGGTATGGGTTTCTATGGCAGCGCAGCTGCATGCATGCCTTATATCACCATGCACAATGCCAATGGAGTCAAATGGAGTAGGGGAAacgtgttctgtggaatgatgaaTCACGGTTCCCTATCTAGCAGTCTGATGGACAAGTCTGTGTTTGGCGAATACTAGGACAGTGTTAGCTGCCTGACTGTTAAGTTTGgtagaggagggataatgctatagGGGCTTTAGTTCCAGTAAAGGTGGATGCGTCATCATTCCAAGACATTCTGGACACGTCTATGCTTCCAACTGTCTTGCTCCAGCATGACTGATTATACctcagtgcacaaagcaaggtccgtAAAGTCATGGTTGGGCTCCAAGTCTGGTATGGAAGAGCTTGATGGGCctgcacagagccctgacctcaacccagtCAAACACATTTGGGATGAACTAGACTAGAGATTGTGAGCCAACATTAGTCTgtgtgacctcacaaatgctcacCTGGATAAATGGGCATAACatcccacagacacactctcaaCATCTTGTAGAAatccttcccagaagagtggaaGCTACGATGGCTGCGAAGGGGGACCAACtctatattaatgcctatgcGTTTAGCATGGGAAGTCAGAAAAGCtcatgtaggtgtaatgtgtgtgtcccaatactcttGCCCATAtaattaattgaatttaatttgaTCAAACCATCAGTTTATTACATCATTACTGTGGATTAGATTAGCTTTGTATCGACCACCAGGTGCCTTTTCTATCTTAGGGTGTTTGttgtttggtttttgttttgtttttttaaataacagtattttattaaataaatattacattccAGTTGTCCATTTTGACTGCCTCAGAGCCACACTGATCTGACTGACATCTCAgcctatttgcatattttttgaagtgtatttactgtattgtCATGGCAACGGTTTACATGATGTGTTGATTAGGTTTGTTTCTATGACGACAGGTCTGCCCAGAGACGAATATAGTAGTGATAAACATTGGACTTCTACTGCTAGCCTTCTCCAACTGTGAGGAAGAGCACAGCAGGTACAtatacatgcactatatgtccaaatgtttgtggacacccattctaatgaatgcgttcagctactttagggtgcacccattgctgacagcttgtctagccccagtagtgaagtactgccaatagaataggactctctggagcagatcaacatgaacctattagcaccatgctgcctaatgccatgtgtgggctagaggggtataaagccccccagtgttgagctgtgaagcagtggaaaaactgtgttatctagtagaaagctatataatatatatacgtacacacacacacacacacacacactaatatagtgtgtatatgtagatTGAATATGTAGATCCTTTTAgttaataaacattaaacaagaTATGTTTATATAAGttcatattatttgtattattaatacaataatCTTGAAATTTGAAATATTAGTTATTTAGACATTTAAGAGGATTCCTCTTGCTTAGATATCATTTTGTTGGAGTGTGCACATGAAGGATGTTAATGAGGTGCCTAACAGAAAgtggtttaatgtgtgtgtggtgtgtttcgGCAGGCCGAAGTCATATCACTCCAGTCTGCAGGTCAGCTGGGATCTGAACACGGGGGCCTGTTGCACTGTGGGTGTTGGCGACCTCACTGAGGTCAAGGGACAAACAAGGTAAGGTAGTCTGAGGAATACTATTAGTATTACTGCATCAGTaaccatattattattactattagtagtagtagtagtagtagtaattataataattattgttattattattattattagtgtgtctctctctctctcgctttctttctAAGTGGGAGTGTATGGAGTTCCTACAGAAAGTCGTGTGTAAATACAGTTATGCGATGGCTCGTCCCTGAGAGCAGCTCTCGCTACATCAATCGTATGACCAATGAAGCCCTGCACAAAGGTAATTAACACACATGGGGGCATATCTTACagttgctggccactttattagaaacatctctTGTAGCTCCACTTTAATGGTATACACTTAATAAACTCATCTGTTGATGCAGTTGATAAAGGCCTATAAACAAACAGCCAGTTTGTGACCACAGACCTTCTGTTATCGATATTTTGGGTGGTTGACACTGAcgtgtgtggggaaaaaaaaaatcccaccaACACCTTATGCGTTCAGaactgcaccacacacacacacactaccacattgtcactgctgtgcttcAGATAGACCACCAACCAAGCAATATCTGATATAAGGATCTTATGTTGGTCCCTTTGTTTTGATTGGGGGGTAACTGTGCAGATGAGTTACATGAGTTTGTAACTGTAAACCTACAAAGAGGACctatatggtaggtgtttctaatcaAA encodes:
- the dcaf15 gene encoding DDB1- and CUL4-associated factor 15 isoform X2 produces the protein MAPSSKSEKEEQKQKHKQQRRQKEHVVKVLARGKLSGHLSQRVFRKLPPRVCVPLKTIVSEEFLRAGHIFLGFTKCGRYVLSYTSDCGEDDDFSFYTYHLYWWEFNLHSRLKQVHHVRLFAGEDIYSELYLTVCEWHNDHSKIVIFGFNTRSSSSALMNMMISDENNRDIYITIASMPPAQPCQQCCPVPTASTIRTGGECLEHGYVLNARYQVVYPFPTFQPALQLKKDQVILLNTSYSLVACAISLCLGKQQEVDGPNNQILYRKRDTQSPSSLHPPSPSSSALSSSSSHGSPDRRQANPQPTPLSPSRSQAAVRAREFAADIFRRAQAAGLEGESERWRRENEGREKAEAKDRLKPSGEAERRTNEKADEKASLPGPSRATGSQSMLLPAEQEDSVVCNSVMSPASTSSSSSSPRASSSPEPGYVNYTRLRYKLQQPGSSEPESGEEEDKVQLPFTVSDLKGRNLQLVTGPYSGQCVCVEQLTLDFEYLINEVIRNDAEWASQFCSFSDYDVVILEVCPETNIVVINIGLLLLAFSNCEEEHSRPKSYHSSLQVSWDLNTGACCTVGVGDLTEVKGQTSGSVWSSYRKSCVNTVMRWLVPESSSRYINRMTNEALHKGTSLQVLADSDRGTWIVL
- the dcaf15 gene encoding DDB1- and CUL4-associated factor 15 isoform X1, encoding MAPSSKSEKEEQKQKHKQQRRQKEHVVKVLARGKLSGHLSQRVFRKLPPRVCVPLKTIVSEEFLRAGHIFLGFTKCGRYVLSYTSDCGEDDDFSFYTYHLYWWEFNLHSRLKQVHHVRLFAGEDIYSELYLTVCEWHNDHSKIVIFGFNTRSSSSALMNMMISDENNRDIYITIASMPPAQPCQQCCPVPTASTIRTGGECLEHGYVLNARYQVVYPFPTFQPALQLKKDQVILLNTSYSLVACAISLCLEGKQQEVDGPNNQILYRKRDTQSPSSLHPPSPSSSALSSSSSHGSPDRRQANPQPTPLSPSRSQAAVRAREFAADIFRRAQAAGLEGESERWRRENEGREKAEAKDRLKPSGEAERRTNEKADEKASLPGPSRATGSQSMLLPAEQEDSVVCNSVMSPASTSSSSSSPRASSSPEPGYVNYTRLRYKLQQPGSSEPESGEEEDKVQLPFTVSDLKGRNLQLVTGPYSGQCVCVEQLTLDFEYLINEVIRNDAEWASQFCSFSDYDVVILEVCPETNIVVINIGLLLLAFSNCEEEHSRPKSYHSSLQVSWDLNTGACCTVGVGDLTEVKGQTSGSVWSSYRKSCVNTVMRWLVPESSSRYINRMTNEALHKGTSLQVLADSDRGTWIVL